TGCCCCCAAACTCGTCCACCACGATGGCCATGTGCACCTTCCGCCGGCGCAACTCCCGTAGGAGGGACCAGGCGTCCATGTTCTCGGGTACGAAGTAAGGGGGATGGGCAATGGAGGCCACGGTGCGCCCCTTGAGGTCCTCCTCGCAGTAGTAGTCCAACAAGTCCTTGGCGTAGGCCACCCCCACGATGTGGTCCACGCTTTCCCGGTAAACGGGAACCCGGCTGTAGCGGTGCTCGCGGAAAAGGTGCAGAAAGTCCTCCAGGCTGGCCTCGGCCTCGATGGCCACCATCTCCACCCGTGGGGTCATGATCTCCCGCACGGGGGTTTCCTCCAGCTCCAGGATGGAGTGGATCATCTCCTCCTCCTGGGCCTCTATGGTTCCAGACTCCTCCGCCCCCGCCAGGATGAGCTTGAGCTCGCGCTCGGAGACCAAGGGGGTATCCCGGGGCTCGAGGCCCAGCACCCTCAAGAAGAAACCCGAAACCAGGCTGAAGAAACGGCCCACGGGGTAGAGGAGGATGGAGAAGAGGTAGATGGGCCACGCGGCCACCCGGGCCAAGGGCACCGCGTGGTGCACGGCGATGGACTTGGGGGTGATCTCCCCGAAGAACAGGACGAGAAAGGTCATGAGCCCCGTGGCCAAGCCCACCCCCAGGGAACCGAAGGCCCGGGTAGCAAGGTCCGTCACCAAGGCGGTGGCGGCGATGTTCACCAGGTTATTCCCCACCAGAATGGTGGTGAGGAAACGGGTGATGTCCTGGGAGAGGAGCCGGAAGGGCCCCCCTTGGGTTTCCGCAAGCTCCCTCACCTTCCAGGGGTAGAGGGTGGTGAGGGCGGTCTCGCTGGCGGAAAAGAAGGCGGAAAGGGCCAAGAGGGAGACCAAAAGAAAAAGGTCCCCAGGACTTGGGGCTTGGGACTGGGCCAGGGCTAGGGAACCGAAGGGCAGGAAGAAGAGCCACCGACTGGGAGGTCTGTCCATATCACCTTCCGCCATTCTACACCATGGGGAAGTGTAGGGTGGGCTCGTGTTTTTCCTTTACGCGCATGTATAGTTGAAGGGTATGAACGGTCCGCCCACCCCTCTGGTGGAAGAGCTCTCCCGGCTGGGCTACAGCCTGATGCGCCTTCTCCTTGCCCGGGCCAAGGAGGTCTTCGCCCAAGAAGGGCTTTCCCTCATGCAGGCAGAGGTGTTGCGGCTGGTGAGGGGGGGCGTAGACCTACCCTCCCGCCTGGCCGAGCACCTGGAAGTCCTTCCCTCCCAGGTCTCCCACCTCCTGGCCTCCCTGGAGGAGGCCGGCCTCCTCACCCGCCATCCCGACCCCCAGGACCGCCGCAGGGTCCTCCTCCGCCTCACCCCCCAGGGGGAGGCCGTGCAGCAGCGCCTACAGGAAGCCTGGCTCCAGGCCTACGGCCAGCACCTGGCCCGGCTCAGCCCGAAGGAGCTCCTCCTCTTCCGTGATCTCTTGCGCAAGCTCACGGAGGTGGAAGGTGGCTAGGGCCCTCGCCCTTTTCCTCTTCCTCCTCCCCGCACTGGCCCAGGGGGCGCTAAGCCCCCTTAAGGACCACCCCTTGGCCCAGCAGGCCAAGGCCCTTTTGCAGGCCGCCGCCAAGGCCCTCGAGGCCCAATCCTCCCCCTGGGCCCTGAACGTGCAGGGGAACTACGCCCGGCTGGGCTACGAGTGCACCCCTTCCTCCCTATGCCCAAGCCTGCCCGCCACGGGGGGAAGCCTCACCCTGGCCCTGGTCCTGACCCCCTTCCCCTTCGGGGAGGTGGAGGACGGGCTGAACCGGGCCCGCATCGCTTACCGAAGGGCCGAGCTTGCCTACCGCAAGACCCTCGCCGCCCTGCAGGCCCAGGCGGTGGCCGCCCACGGCCGCTACCAGCTGGCCCTCTTGGGGGAAAAGCTGGCGCACAAGGGAGTGGAGCTGGCCAGGGAGGCCCTGGAGGCGGCCAGGAAGCGCCAGGCCAACCCCAGGGAACTGCGGGAGGCGGAGCTCGCCCTAAAGGAGGCGGAAAACCGCCTCCTGGAGGCCCAAAGGGGCGTGGAGCTGGCCAGGAAGGGGGCGGAAGGGCTGGTGGACCTCACCCAGCCCCTTCCCGAGATCCCTCCTCCCCAAGGTGCCACGCCCCTTTCCCTGGAGGAAGCCCGCCTGAGCCTGGAGGAGGCTAGGATCGCCCACGCCACCGCCCTCCGCTCCCTCCTCCCCGAGCTCAAGGCCAGCTACCTCCTCTACCCGAGCGGGAACGACACCCTGGCCCTAAGCCTTTCCAGCCGGAGCCTGCAACCCACCCTGGCCTACACCCGGCAAGACCCGGCGCAAAGGCCCACCAGCCTCCCCGGAGGGGGCAGCTACCGCGTCCTGGAGGAGATGAGGCTCTCCCTCTCCCTCACCCTCTCCCCCGGCCTCCTCGCCGCCCTGGAGGCCACCGAGGCCCAGGTGCGGGGAGCAGAGGAAGCCCTAAGGGGGGCTGAGATGCAGGCCCGGCTCCAGGGGGAAACCCTGGAAAACTCCCTTAGAACCTTGGGGGCGGCCTTGGAGCTGGCCCGACTCCGCCTCGAGGCCCAGTCAAGGGCCCTGGCGGAAACGCGAAAGCGCCTAGAACTGGGCCTGGAAAGCCCCTTGGCCCTGTTGCAGGCGGAGCTATCCCTTCTCCAGGCGGAACTGGCCCTGGCCCAGACGGAAAACGATCTGAGAGGCAAGCGGATGGAACTTTACCAGTTTTATGGCGAACTGCTACCGGAGGTAACCCCATGAGAAAAGGCGCCCTAACCCTCCTTCTCCTCCTGGCCCCAGGCCTGGCCCAACCCCTTCCCCATGCCCTCAAAAAGGCCCCGGAGATGGCCGCGGTGGTCACAGCCCGGCTGGAATACCAAGCCAAGCAGAAGGATCTGGACCGGACCCTGCAAGACCCCCTGCGCACCGCCCTGGCCGAGTTGCAAGCCCGCCAGGCCAGGGACTTGGCGGAGGCCAGGCTCAAGAGGGCTTTGGCCCAGGCGGAAAGCGAGATCGTCTCCGCCTACACCCAGGCCTACGAGGCCCTCCTGCAGGTGGGCCTGGCGGAAAAGGCGGTGGAGGTGGCCGAGCTGGGGCTAAAGGCCACGGAGATCCGCCTCAAAGGAGGCGGGGCCACCAGCCTAGACCTCCTGGAGGCGCAAAACCGGCTTCTGGAGGCCAGGAAGAACCTGGAGTTGGCCCAAAGGGGGCGGGATAGCGCCTTGGCCGCCCTGGCCAACCTGGTGGGGGAATGGAAACCCCAAAGCGTGGGCGAGCTCCCCTCTCTGCCCGGCCCGGAGGTGGTGGAAACCCTCCTTGGAGAGCAGGCAGACCTCCTCCAGCTTAGGCAGTCCCTAGAGCTTCTCCGCTTCCAAAGGGGGCTTATGGACGAAAGCTTCGTTCCGAGGAAGGAGATAGAGGCCCTCGAGGACCAGATCCGAACCCTGGAAACCAACCTGGCCAACCTGGAACGCACCCTGAGGGTGGGCCTGGAGGCCAGGTACCGCCAGCTATCCCCCCTCCTCCAGGGGGTGAAGGCGGCGGAGGAGGCTTACCGGGCGGCCCAGGAGCGCTACCAGGCCGAGGAAAAGCGTTTCCAGGCAGGGCTCACCAGCCGGCTTGGCCTGTTGCAGCAGGAGCTTTCCCTAAGGCAAGCCCAACTGTCCTGGGAACAGGCCAAGCACGCCTACCTCAAGGCCTATTACGGCCTTCTTGCCAGCCGTTAAGGAGGATGGGATGCCCAACGCCCGTATCTTCCCCCTTGCCCTAGGCCTCACCCTCTTCCTCCTGGGCGCCTGCGCCCCCAAGAGGGAGACCCCTTCCCAGGCCCCAGGGAAACCCCAGGCCCTGGAGGTTCGCACGGTTCCCGCCCAAAGGGGCCTTCTGGAGCGGGAGGTCCGGGCCTCCGCCACCTTGCAGGCGGAAAGGGATAGCCTGGTGGCGGCAGGCGCCTCGGGAAGGGTCCTAAGAACCCTTCCCCCCGGCACCCGGGTACAGGCGGGGGAGGGGGTGGTCTTTTTGGACCCCGCCCCCTTCCAGGAGGCCCTGGAGGCCGCGAGACTGAACCTCAAGCAGGCCGAGGCCAACCTGGAGCGCGGCCGAAACCAGCTTTCGGGGAACCAGGCCGCCCTCAAGGCCCAGCTCCAGGCAGCGGAGGCCCAGCTCCAGGCGGCCAAAAGGCGGTATGAGGAGGGCCAGGCCCTGCTTTCGCTGGGGGCCTTGGCCCCCTTGGACCTCAAGGCCCTCGAGGCCCAGTACCGCCAGGCGGAAAGCGCCTACCAAAACGCCCTCGAGGCCCTCT
This is a stretch of genomic DNA from Thermus neutrinimicus. It encodes these proteins:
- a CDS encoding hemolysin family protein, producing the protein MDRPPSRWLFFLPFGSLALAQSQAPSPGDLFLLVSLLALSAFFSASETALTTLYPWKVRELAETQGGPFRLLSQDITRFLTTILVGNNLVNIAATALVTDLATRAFGSLGVGLATGLMTFLVLFFGEITPKSIAVHHAVPLARVAAWPIYLFSILLYPVGRFFSLVSGFFLRVLGLEPRDTPLVSERELKLILAGAEESGTIEAQEEEMIHSILELEETPVREIMTPRVEMVAIEAEASLEDFLHLFREHRYSRVPVYRESVDHIVGVAYAKDLLDYYCEEDLKGRTVASIAHPPYFVPENMDAWSLLRELRRRKVHMAIVVDEFGGTAGLVTLEDVMEEIVGEIYDETDEPEDLAIRRLPDGSFSIQAQTPVDEVSEALGVELPEGEYDTLSGFLYEQFGRIPSVGESVEWQGFRFVVESADQRRIERVRVERLVEHGEG
- a CDS encoding MarR family winged helix-turn-helix transcriptional regulator; this encodes MNGPPTPLVEELSRLGYSLMRLLLARAKEVFAQEGLSLMQAEVLRLVRGGVDLPSRLAEHLEVLPSQVSHLLASLEEAGLLTRHPDPQDRRRVLLRLTPQGEAVQQRLQEAWLQAYGQHLARLSPKELLLFRDLLRKLTEVEGG
- a CDS encoding TolC family protein encodes the protein MARALALFLFLLPALAQGALSPLKDHPLAQQAKALLQAAAKALEAQSSPWALNVQGNYARLGYECTPSSLCPSLPATGGSLTLALVLTPFPFGEVEDGLNRARIAYRRAELAYRKTLAALQAQAVAAHGRYQLALLGEKLAHKGVELAREALEAARKRQANPRELREAELALKEAENRLLEAQRGVELARKGAEGLVDLTQPLPEIPPPQGATPLSLEEARLSLEEARIAHATALRSLLPELKASYLLYPSGNDTLALSLSSRSLQPTLAYTRQDPAQRPTSLPGGGSYRVLEEMRLSLSLTLSPGLLAALEATEAQVRGAEEALRGAEMQARLQGETLENSLRTLGAALELARLRLEAQSRALAETRKRLELGLESPLALLQAELSLLQAELALAQTENDLRGKRMELYQFYGELLPEVTP
- a CDS encoding TolC family protein, whose translation is MRKGALTLLLLLAPGLAQPLPHALKKAPEMAAVVTARLEYQAKQKDLDRTLQDPLRTALAELQARQARDLAEARLKRALAQAESEIVSAYTQAYEALLQVGLAEKAVEVAELGLKATEIRLKGGGATSLDLLEAQNRLLEARKNLELAQRGRDSALAALANLVGEWKPQSVGELPSLPGPEVVETLLGEQADLLQLRQSLELLRFQRGLMDESFVPRKEIEALEDQIRTLETNLANLERTLRVGLEARYRQLSPLLQGVKAAEEAYRAAQERYQAEEKRFQAGLTSRLGLLQQELSLRQAQLSWEQAKHAYLKAYYGLLASR